The Rubripirellula amarantea genome includes the window CGATGCGTCGTCGGGAAACAGGTCAAGCATCAACCAAACACTGCTCAGGTCGGCGACTCGATAGAGCTTGTGTCCTGTTTTGACATAGTCGCCTTCGACCGCCGACTTCTCGATTACCGTTCCACTCTGCGGTGACTTGATGCGGATTCGCGACATTGGTTTTCCGGACTGCCCCAGCTGGTCGATCTGACCCTGCGTCATGCCAAGCTCAGCCAAATTCTCGCGTGCCATCTTGTTCAGATCGCCGCCAGAGATTTGAAAGCGTCCGATTTTGCCGTCGCTGTTCATGCTCATGATGAACTCGGTTTGGGCGGTATAGAGCTGGGGGCTGTAGATCAACGCCAGATCGTCGCCTTCGTTAACCTTCACGCCGGCGTAGTTGGCGTACATCTTTTCCAAACGGCCGTCGATGTACGCACTGATGGTCGACAGTTGGCTTTCATCGAAGTCGATCGAGCCGATGGTGCGGATGGTTCGATTGACTTCACCCATCGTGGACATGGCGGTTTGAATGCCAACGAGTCGACGGGCCGAGGCCTCAATCGTGACCGAGATACCGTCGCCGCCTCCGCCGCCGGTCGCTTCGACCAATTCCATCGCACAAACCGGGCAACGACCCGGTTCCGTTGATGGCGGCGTACACATCATCGGACAGATGTATCGCTTGTCTTCGCCACCGCCAGCTTCCGCCACGGCTTCGCCTTTGCTGCCCGAAAATCCGTCAGCGGTCAACCACTTCGTTCGCTGTGCGATACCGAGTAGGAAAAACACGAGGCCGGCGACGGTGACGATAGTTGCGGCTTGCACGCCTGTGCGCATGAGCCACTTCATTCCGCCACCACTTTGTGGAACGCTCGGTTGAGCTTCAACTGGCGGTATTGTTGCTTCCGTCGCAGTCTCGACTGGCTCGCTATCGGTCGGCGCATCCGCATCCACGTTGCTGACTTGGTCGTCAACGTCGGCTTCATCGGGCTTGATTGGTTCGTCCTGATTCATGACAGTTCTCACAGCGTTTTCCGGCACGCGATTGTGGATCCATCCACGAACGTCAGCTCAAGAGTTGACTGGCCGATGAAGCGACGGGGGGATCGTATCATCGACCAGTCATCGCCTCCAGGCTGTGACCGGTTCATTGTTTCGGGTGACGCGAATCAAATCGCGTAGGGATTGCATCTGGAAAGACTCCACTGGGAATGAGCGTGCAGCACCATTCACGTGAAAGCCAACTTGAAACCGAAGAGCTACGAGCGCGCAGCTCTCCTATCGAGACGACGCTAGATGCGCCAGATGCAAAGAAACCGCTGAGAGAAATGCGGTGAGTGATCGCCATGCGGCAATCGTGAAACCAGTTGATCTGGACGAATCGAAAGCCCAGCGTCTGAGGCGACGTGATCCAGGTACGCGATCACGACCAATTCACGAACTTGCGGAACAGGAACGCGATGAGGTGCTGGTGCAATCGGTTCCGAGCGAATTCCACACATACACGATGACAATGCAACCCGGTCTTGAACCAAGTTCTCGTCGTCGGGTTTCGGTGGCTCAGGCACGACATCGGAGATTTCTCCGAACAACTCATCGTGCTTTGGCCGTTCGGATTTCTTCTTGCAGCAACTGCCGGCGTCTTCTTCGTTGCCACTACAGCAGCCGCACAGATCACCGTCTGTTTTCACTTCACAGCATTTGCAAGCTTGGCAGACCGTTTCGGCCTCGCAGCACTGACCTTGAGCACATGTTCCCTGCGCAGCAACGATCGCCATCGGCTGAATCACTATTGCAGCGATCAGACAAAGATTAACGGCGGCGCGAATTAGGGGGGAGTTACTCACTGTGACCTTCCGAAAAGGATACCCATACACGGTATATGAACTGTATCGGAAATTTGGCCGAAGAGTTCAATAGGAATTAGCCGGTTAGGCAAACTTTGACAGATCAATTATAGCTCATTAGGACCTGAACGCCATGGATCGGCATTCTTCGAGACCCGGAAGAACCCAAGCGAAGCGCCTGCTGCTAGCAGCATTGGTTGCCGCGTCGGGGTCCGGTTGTGCCTCCCAGCGTGGTGTTCATGTAGCAAAAGTCACCACTGCGTCCGCCGAGTCGAACCCGACTTTGGTCGCGACCAGCGATGTCGATTGGCAGCAAGTCCTTAGCGAACCGGAACCTGGGGCCATTCAGCCCGCCGGCTACAACGACGGGGTGGTGATCGCATCGCCCGCCGTCTTCGCACAGCCCCCCAAGGAAGACGGCAAACGAAGTTTCGGAGACTTTCTGCAACTCGATCCGCCCAAGGAAGATGGGGAGAAAAGTAGTCAGGGAGATGGGGAGAAGGAAAATGAACCGGACGTGAAAGATGAAGGTGACGACGGCACTAGAGAGAAGAAGACCGAGAACGACGATTCAGAGAAAGACAAGAACGAGTCCAAAGACGACACAAACAACTCCCTGACTCCCGCTCTCTCTGGCTCTCAACCTTCCTACGGCCAACCCGTCGAGTATTTTGTTGGCACCGCACTCGCACGCCACCTAAAAATCCTCGCCGCCAAGCAACGTGTTGCTGCAGCGACCAACGTGATCCCGCAAGCCAAAGCGTTGCCTGACCCGACATTCAACAACACCTTCTGGCCTTTGCACGACAACGCCATTCAAACTGCGGCCGGCCGAGTCGCCAATCAGATGTCGGTCAACCAGATGGTGCCGTTTCCTGACAAGCTGAAAACCAAAGCGGTGATCGCCAGCCGTGAAGTGCAAATCGCTCAAACGGAAGTCGATGCGATTGCCCGCGAGATTACCGAGTCCGTTCGTCTCGCCTACTACGAAGTCTGGTTCGCGACCCGAGCGATCGACATCATCGAGGAAACCAAAGGCCTCGTCGCTGACCTGACGGATGTCGCCGAGGCACGCTACCGCAGCGGCGGTTCTCAACAAGACGTGTTGCGAGCACAACTCGAAACCGATCGGCTCGACGAACAGCTCATCACGCTTGCGAAACAAAAGCTGGTTGCCCAAGCCGACCTCGCCACTTTGCTACAGCAACCCGTCGGTATACTTCCCGAAGCGACCGATTCACTTGGCATCACAGACACTCCACAGCAAATTGAAGAGCTGATCGCGTTAGCCGAGCAGTGCAACCCGAAGCTACGCGGCCTCGCATGGGAAATTCAACGCGATCGCGACAAAGAACGCTTGGCTTGCTTGCAGCAGTATCCAGACTTCAGTGTCGGATTGAATTGGGGATTGGTCAGCGACAACCACGACGTTCTTAGCCCGGTGGCAAACGGGAACGATCAACTCAGCGTCAGCTTCGGAACGACATTGCCGATCTGGCGAGAGAAGATCAACGCCGGAGTCCGCGAAGCTGCTCACCGTCGCAGTAGCACGACTCGACGCCTGGAAGCCGAACGCGATGAACTGTACGGGAAAATCCGTCGCTTGATCGTTCAGGCCGACGCCCTGGTCGAGCAACGCAACATCTACGAAGAACGAATCATCCCACGCACCGAAGACACACTCAAGCTGTCGATCGCCGACTACCGAGGCAAACGCACGGACTTCTTCACGCTGATCGAAACCTACCGCGAGCTATTGATGTTCGAGACCCAACTCGCCCGCATCGACGCCACACTGGCCGGCACCATCGCTCAATTGGATCGGACAGTCGGCTGCCCCTATTGAAATAGCGTGGGGTAAGACACTCGCTACTCCCCACTCTCTTCGATCAGCCTCCGCAACTCCCGCCTTGCCCGGTTCAATCGTGACCCAACGGTGCCTTCGGGAATGCCGAGCGTTGCCGCAATATCTTGGTACGACAAACCGCTTTCTTCTTTGAGCGTGAAGATCGCCCGTAGCTCTGGATCGAGTTGATCGAGAGCGTGGCGAACCATTTCGACGCGTTCGTCTTGTTCGACTTGGTCGGTTGCCTCCATCGCAGGCTCGACGATCAACTCCTTCGTCCGGCGACGCTTCTTGCGTCGCAGATGCTGCAACGCTTCGTTAGTTGCTAGCCGATACAACCAGGTCTCAAACTTCGAGTCGCCGCTGAACTGGCTGAGCTTCGAGAACGCTCGCACGTAAACCTGCTGGGTCAGGTCGTCAGCATCTTGGATGCCGACCATCCGCACCATCAACCGATACACCCGATCGCTGGTCGCCTCGTAGATGTCGCGCAGCGCACGTCGATCACCGACCGAAGCGGCTTGCACCGTCGGTTCGTCAATCGAATTCTGAGCTGTGTATTCATGCGAAGGCTCCATTATCGCAATTCTACACATACCCACCGGGGGTAAACAGCGCGGCTCATCAATCTGACTTTGCGAGGAATACTTGGGACTATTGCTTGTACGCGAGTAGTCGCAGGGCGTTGAAGACGACGACGAGGGTGCTGCCTTCGTGCAGCGCAACTGCGGGGCCGATGTTGAGGCCAAGCAATGTCGCGGGGACGAGGAAGGCGACCATGCCGAGACTCATCCATAGGTTTTGACGGATGATGCGGCGGGTGGCTCGGCTCAGGCCGATGGCGAGTGGTAGGTGGTCGAGGTTGTCGGCCATCAGTGCAACGTCGGCGGTTTCGAGGGCGACATCGCTTCCGGCGGCTCCCATGGCGATGCCGACGGACGCAGATGCCATAGCGGGGGCGTCGTTGACTCCGTCACCTACCATCGCAACGCCGCCTTCGCTTTGCAGCTTCTTGATTTCGGCGACCTTGTCGTCGGGCATCAGGTCGCCACGTGCTTCATCAAGTCCGACTTCCTTGGCGACCGCGTCGGCGACTTGTTGGTTGTCGCCGGAAATCATAATCATTCGTTGGATGCCAAGTTCACGCAGCCGAGCAATCGTTCGTTTGGATGCTTCGCGTGGTGTGTCCATCAGTCCGATGACGCCGAGGTAACGGTCGCCGCGACGTACGATCATCGTGGTGCGTCCATTCTGTTCGAGCGACTCGACGATTGAACGCACGCTATCGGGAAGCGGTGGACCATCGACCTCTGTGAATAGGTCGTCTTTGCCAATGTGAACCAAGTCGCCTTCAACGGTCGCCTGAATCCCGCGTCCGGTGATGCTGTTCAGATCGGTCGCTTCTGGGACACTTCCCCCTCTCCCGTTCTCACCTTCTTCCAACTTCTTCTTCCCGTCGCGAACGACGGCTTTGGCGAGCGGGTGTTTGCTGAGGTCTTCAACGGCTATGGCGAATCGCAAGAGTTCTGACTCGTCGACGCCATCGGCCGTGCGAACGTCGGTGACTTTGGGTTCGCCTTCGGTCAGTGTTCCCGTTTTGTCGAATGCGATCGCGTCGATACTGCCAAGACTCTCCAGTGGCCCGCCGCCTTTAACAAGGATTCCGCCACGAGCTGCTCGGGCGACTCCGCTCAGAACTGCACTGGGTGTTGCGATCGCCAAGGCACAGGGGCTTGCCGCGACCAAGACAGCCATCGCTCGATAAAATGAGTCGCTGAAACTTTCGTCGATGACCAACGGTGCGAACATCAGAAGCACTACTCCAGTGATGACCGATGGAACAAAGTAGCGTTCAAACTTCTTCGTGAACTTTTGTGTCGGAGAAACTCGCGTTTCTGCTTCGCTGACCATCGTGACAACGCGGGCGAGCGTGTTTTCCGCCGCCGTCTTCGTTACTTGGATCTCGATGGAGCCGGATTGATTGATGGTGCCAGCGAAGGCACGATATTCAGCGGAAAGTGATTCGGGATCGGCCCCTGCGGCTTCGACATCGTCTACTGGGCGTTTATCGACGGGAACGCTTTCGCCCGTAATTGGTGCTTGGTTGACGCTGGATTCCCCAGCGATCACGAAGCCATCGGCGGGAACTCGTTCATCAGGCTTGATGACGACGACGTCGCCAACGACCAGCTCTTCAACCGGAACTTCGGTTTCCGCTGAATCGCGTCGAACGCGTGCAGTGCGTGGTGCGAGTTCGGACAGGGCTTCGATGGCACGCTTGGCTTTGCCCATTGCGTAGCCTTCCAGAGCGTGGCCGATGCTGAATAGGAATAGTAGCAATGCTCCTTCGGCCCAAGCACCGAGTGACGCTGCACCGGCCGCTGCGACGATCATCAAGAAGTCGATCTCGAACTTTCCAGCTCGAATCTTTTCAATCGCTTCGGTGACCGTGTAGTAACCGCCAAACACATAGGCTGCAACGTAACAACCCAGCGAAATCCATTCGTTAAGATCTGCAAACGTTTCGATCAGCCATCCGACCAACAAGAACACGCCGCAGAGAATTGCGAAGATCAGTTCTGACTTGGGACCGAAGATGCCGCCGTGAGCATGATCGTGTCCCGCGTGGTCGTATTCGGCTTCGTGACCTTCATCGTCGTGGTCATGCCCTGCGTGGTCGTCGCCAACCTCTGCTGTTTCGCCGGTCCATTCGCTCAGAGCGCCGGCGATCGCAGAATCGTCGATGATCTGTTTATCGTACTCGACGCGAACAGCGCCATCGGGTGACACAACTGCCTCGAGAACTCCATCCATGCGTCCCAGTCGCGACTCGATCGCCGAGGCACGGCGGGCGTGGGTAGAACGCGACTTGCTGAGCCAATGACCGTATCGCTGATCTAATTCGACACCGGCACGTTTTGCCAATTCTCGCACTTCGCCAGTCGAAACCACATTCGGATCGTAGTGAACGCAGATCTGCCCAGCCGTATCGTCCTCCGACTGAATTGCATGTGCCGAGTCGATGCCCATCTTTGCAGTGAGCAGGGCCGCCAAACGATTGACACAGGAATCGCCTGAGTCGGTTACCGTTGGCAGAAGCAATTTCAGTTCAATTTTTTCCTTTTCCATCATTCTCTTTCCGGCTCATATGAAGCATGACAAGATGCTTTCCCTGGTCTGATTGAAGGAGCAAGAGAACCCGTTTTTCTGGAGCCAACTTGCTTGTCACTTCGCGATATTCGTCAACGTCATGGATGGTCGTATCGTTGACACAAGCAATTGCCATACCAGCGGCAACTCCCTCGCGATACGCATCACTATCGAGCGCCACCTGCGTGATCATGACACCGTGTGCGTCGCCGGGAAGCTCCAATTCGTTGATTATGGACATGTTTAGATGTGAAAGCCCCAGGCCGAGCGACGAATCCAAATACTCGAACGATCCGTTGGGTGATATCTCTGATTGAATCGGTCCAACTTCCCGAGGTGGTTGTTGCATCCGCATTTCAATCTCGACGACTTTGTGTTCGCGAAGAACCGTCATGACATGGCTCTTCCCCGGTTCGGCATCGGCAGTCAAAGTGGCTGGATCGAAGGATTGGTTGATCGGTTCGCCATCGAACTTGGTCACTACGTCACCTTCACGCAGACCTGCATGATTGGCCGGTGAGTTTCTCTGGACATCTTTGACATACAGACCAGCGTTCACAGAGGAATCAATCAGAGATGCCATTTCGGGAGTCAGTGGTTGGGTTTCAAATCCGAAATATCCCCGTTCGACATAGCCCTTGGTTTGCAGTTGCTCGGCGATATCCCTGGCGATGTTGATGGGTGTTGCAAAGCCGATGCCCTGAAACTCGCCGGAAGTCGTGAATGCTCCTTCGATAATTCCGATCACCTCGCCTCGCAGGTTCAACAACGCGCCTCCCGAGCTGCCTGGGTTTGTCGCTGCGTCATTCTGAATCAACGGGTGCGGCGAGCTTGCGACCCAGCGCTGCGTCGAACTGATGATCCCGGCACTGACACTGCGTTGCAGGTCGTAGGGCGATGCAAGTGAGACGACCCAATCGCCGACCGAGAGATCATCTGAGTCGGCCAGCTTAGCTTCCGGCAGGTTTTCAGCACTTTCGAGCTTGATGATTGCGATGTCGGATTGCGGATCACAGATCACGGCTTCGGCGTGGAGTTTCCGACCATCGGCGGTTCGCACGAAAACGGCATCGGCATTTTCAACCACATGGCTGCATGTCAGAACACAACCGCGACAGTCGATGATGACGCCTGATCCTTGGTCGTCAGCCGAATGGCTGTTGGACGACGCCGCGTGCTGGTGGTTCGGCGAGTGAAATGGCTGCGGCAACTTTGCTTCTTCACGCCATCGCATCGGAGCCGTCATGCGTGGGCCGCGAAGTGCGTAGACTGTCACAATCGAAGGTGAAACGTCATCAGCAACCTGGCGGACCACACTCGACAGGCTGTTTGCCGACAGGATCTCCGTCGTTCGGTCGCGCGTTTTAGTTTCTACTGCTACCAGTGTTGACATCGCCAGTGATGCTGACAATCCTAACACTGCAAGACTCACAAGCTTGCTGAAATGATTCCGCATGATGATGGAACTCCGTTATGTTTATGTGGTTTCCGCACTCAGTCGCATTTGATTATTGCCATCGGTCATCTTGCCGCCGCGTACAGAATTCGTTCATACTTCAACCAGCGTCGCAGTTGACGCTTCATCACGCGGGCGACCGCGTACAACACAGCACCCGATGCCAAAAGGGCGTACCACGAGTTCTCAATCGCGACGCTACCTTCGGTTGCATGGTGCATGACAAATTCCAATGCCGGAAATGCGAACGTGATCACGGCGACTGCCGCAGACTCGGCACGGATGACTTTCGGGAAGTCCATGGGAACCTCAGCCTTCTTCCATTGACGCAATCGCGGAAGAAAAGCTGGCGTTTGAGTTGACCAAGCCATGAAGTCACGACCAAACTTACGCCGCAGGAACGCTTCCTCGGCAAACATGATGCGTTCGTAGTACAACGCGAACGCCATGATGTAGATCACGACCAGCCACGGTGCCAACGAGTGCATCACGATCCCAAGTGCAATCAGGAAATTGCCCAGGTACAGCGGATGCCTCACGACCGAGTAGAAACCGGTTGTGTTGAGTGACTCGGCGACTTGCGATTTCGTGTTTCGACCGGAGGTGCCTTCGGCGGCGTGGCCGATCGCATGGCAACGGACGAATAACCCGATCAACGACACGCAGAGGCTAAAGAGACTCCACGCAAAATGCAGATTTGGATACGACTCAATGACCGGATAGCGCATCGCCGCGACCAGGATCAATGGCAGCAAAACGAATGGCAAATAGCTCCGCCAGCGGAACAGCCATGATCCCGAACGGACAAATTCTTCACTGAGGGGCATTGAGTTTAACCTTGCGTTTTTAGTAGTCGGCAGTGCTGTGTACAAAACGGTTCCCGGTGCATCGGCTGGTGAGTGACGCGGTCCGGGAACCTAGCTGACGGCTGAATGGCAGCCGGCAGTGTTTGATTGCAGACTGAAGATTGGCGATTAAAGATTTCTAAATTCGATAGTGTGCACGCAATCTTCAATCTCCAATCGACAATCTTCATTTCGTTAAGCGGCTTTTGCCATTGAAACCTCATGGGTAACTCCAGCGACGAGCCGTATCGTGCGGTGCGCGAACGCGGCGGTGTCGGCGTC containing:
- a CDS encoding TolC family protein, with the protein product MDRHSSRPGRTQAKRLLLAALVAASGSGCASQRGVHVAKVTTASAESNPTLVATSDVDWQQVLSEPEPGAIQPAGYNDGVVIASPAVFAQPPKEDGKRSFGDFLQLDPPKEDGEKSSQGDGEKENEPDVKDEGDDGTREKKTENDDSEKDKNESKDDTNNSLTPALSGSQPSYGQPVEYFVGTALARHLKILAAKQRVAAATNVIPQAKALPDPTFNNTFWPLHDNAIQTAAGRVANQMSVNQMVPFPDKLKTKAVIASREVQIAQTEVDAIAREITESVRLAYYEVWFATRAIDIIEETKGLVADLTDVAEARYRSGGSQQDVLRAQLETDRLDEQLITLAKQKLVAQADLATLLQQPVGILPEATDSLGITDTPQQIEELIALAEQCNPKLRGLAWEIQRDRDKERLACLQQYPDFSVGLNWGLVSDNHDVLSPVANGNDQLSVSFGTTLPIWREKINAGVREAAHRRSSTTRRLEAERDELYGKIRRLIVQADALVEQRNIYEERIIPRTEDTLKLSIADYRGKRTDFFTLIETYRELLMFETQLARIDATLAGTIAQLDRTVGCPY
- a CDS encoding trypsin-like peptidase domain-containing protein, translating into MRNHFSKLVSLAVLGLSASLAMSTLVAVETKTRDRTTEILSANSLSSVVRQVADDVSPSIVTVYALRGPRMTAPMRWREEAKLPQPFHSPNHQHAASSNSHSADDQGSGVIIDCRGCVLTCSHVVENADAVFVRTADGRKLHAEAVICDPQSDIAIIKLESAENLPEAKLADSDDLSVGDWVVSLASPYDLQRSVSAGIISSTQRWVASSPHPLIQNDAATNPGSSGGALLNLRGEVIGIIEGAFTTSGEFQGIGFATPINIARDIAEQLQTKGYVERGYFGFETQPLTPEMASLIDSSVNAGLYVKDVQRNSPANHAGLREGDVVTKFDGEPINQSFDPATLTADAEPGKSHVMTVLREHKVVEIEMRMQQPPREVGPIQSEISPNGSFEYLDSSLGLGLSHLNMSIINELELPGDAHGVMITQVALDSDAYREGVAAGMAIACVNDTTIHDVDEYREVTSKLAPEKRVLLLLQSDQGKHLVMLHMSRKENDGKGKN
- a CDS encoding RNA polymerase sigma factor, with protein sequence MEPSHEYTAQNSIDEPTVQAASVGDRRALRDIYEATSDRVYRLMVRMVGIQDADDLTQQVYVRAFSKLSQFSGDSKFETWLYRLATNEALQHLRRKKRRRTKELIVEPAMEATDQVEQDERVEMVRHALDQLDPELRAIFTLKEESGLSYQDIAATLGIPEGTVGSRLNRARRELRRLIEESGE
- a CDS encoding methyltransferase family protein, producing MPLSEEFVRSGSWLFRWRSYLPFVLLPLILVAAMRYPVIESYPNLHFAWSLFSLCVSLIGLFVRCHAIGHAAEGTSGRNTKSQVAESLNTTGFYSVVRHPLYLGNFLIALGIVMHSLAPWLVVIYIMAFALYYERIMFAEEAFLRRKFGRDFMAWSTQTPAFLPRLRQWKKAEVPMDFPKVIRAESAAVAVITFAFPALEFVMHHATEGSVAIENSWYALLASGAVLYAVARVMKRQLRRWLKYERILYAAAR
- a CDS encoding heavy metal translocating P-type ATPase → MEKEKIELKLLLPTVTDSGDSCVNRLAALLTAKMGIDSAHAIQSEDDTAGQICVHYDPNVVSTGEVRELAKRAGVELDQRYGHWLSKSRSTHARRASAIESRLGRMDGVLEAVVSPDGAVRVEYDKQIIDDSAIAGALSEWTGETAEVGDDHAGHDHDDEGHEAEYDHAGHDHAHGGIFGPKSELIFAILCGVFLLVGWLIETFADLNEWISLGCYVAAYVFGGYYTVTEAIEKIRAGKFEIDFLMIVAAAGAASLGAWAEGALLLFLFSIGHALEGYAMGKAKRAIEALSELAPRTARVRRDSAETEVPVEELVVGDVVVIKPDERVPADGFVIAGESSVNQAPITGESVPVDKRPVDDVEAAGADPESLSAEYRAFAGTINQSGSIEIQVTKTAAENTLARVVTMVSEAETRVSPTQKFTKKFERYFVPSVITGVVLLMFAPLVIDESFSDSFYRAMAVLVAASPCALAIATPSAVLSGVARAARGGILVKGGGPLESLGSIDAIAFDKTGTLTEGEPKVTDVRTADGVDESELLRFAIAVEDLSKHPLAKAVVRDGKKKLEEGENGRGGSVPEATDLNSITGRGIQATVEGDLVHIGKDDLFTEVDGPPLPDSVRSIVESLEQNGRTTMIVRRGDRYLGVIGLMDTPREASKRTIARLRELGIQRMIMISGDNQQVADAVAKEVGLDEARGDLMPDDKVAEIKKLQSEGGVAMVGDGVNDAPAMASASVGIAMGAAGSDVALETADVALMADNLDHLPLAIGLSRATRRIIRQNLWMSLGMVAFLVPATLLGLNIGPAVALHEGSTLVVVFNALRLLAYKQ